Proteins encoded together in one Microbacterium sp. ABRD28 window:
- a CDS encoding alpha/beta fold hydrolase codes for MPEFIDAHGIAIVYDVHPAETPAPRAVVQLLHGVGEHAGRYTRLTQTLTTAGYTVYADDHRGHGRTGLRQHDGDHSRLGRLGPGGMPATRDAVWQFTELIRDAHPDLPLILLGHSWGSFLAQMLLNRHPDAYDALVLSGSALMWPGSLNPGDLNAPWAGEGATGVEWLSSDAEVGRDFLDDPLTTTTPLRKLFGLIDSARLFERPGRGLAQAAGHDIPVLLMVGRDDTVGGPRSVHRLAAAYRERSGFADVTTLVYPDARHEIFNEVVQAEVRADLLAWLDPRFPARD; via the coding sequence ATGCCCGAGTTCATCGACGCACACGGCATCGCGATCGTCTACGACGTCCACCCGGCCGAGACGCCCGCGCCTCGGGCCGTCGTACAGCTGCTGCACGGCGTCGGCGAGCACGCCGGACGTTACACGCGCCTGACGCAGACGCTCACCACCGCGGGGTACACCGTGTACGCCGATGACCACCGCGGGCACGGTCGCACGGGCCTGCGGCAGCACGACGGCGACCACTCCCGACTCGGCCGGCTCGGTCCCGGGGGCATGCCGGCCACGCGCGACGCGGTCTGGCAGTTCACCGAGCTCATCCGCGACGCCCACCCGGACCTGCCGCTGATCCTGCTCGGGCACTCGTGGGGTTCGTTCCTTGCGCAGATGCTGCTCAACCGTCACCCCGATGCCTACGACGCCCTCGTCCTCAGCGGCTCGGCGCTCATGTGGCCCGGGTCGCTGAATCCCGGCGACCTGAACGCGCCGTGGGCCGGGGAGGGTGCGACCGGGGTCGAGTGGCTGTCATCCGACGCGGAAGTCGGTCGTGACTTCCTCGACGATCCGCTGACGACCACGACGCCGCTGCGGAAGCTGTTCGGACTCATCGACTCCGCACGGCTGTTCGAACGCCCGGGCCGCGGACTCGCGCAAGCGGCCGGTCATGACATCCCCGTGCTGCTGATGGTCGGGCGCGATGACACCGTGGGCGGTCCGCGGAGCGTCCATCGCCTCGCCGCGGCCTACCGCGAACGGTCGGGGTTCGCCGATGTCACCACCCTCGTCTACCCCGACGCGCGGCACGAGATCTTCAACGAGGTGGTGCAGGCCGAGGTGCGTGCCGACCTGCTGGCGTGGCTCGACCCGCGCTTTCCCGCGCGGGACTGA
- a CDS encoding DEAD/DEAH box helicase: MSSFTSLGVPENLAAVLLADGKTEPFAIQRDTLPDSLAGRDVLGRGRTGSGKTIAFALPLVARLAGGRREPRRPRGLVLAPTRELATQIAATIAPLAAAANLTVTTVFGGVSQKPQEQALNRGVDIVVACPGRLEDLMKQGVVRLDAVQIAVLDEADHMADLGFLPGVTRILAATPQGGQRLLFSATLDRGVDALVRRFLQNEVRHEVDEESVPAGVMTHRVFVVPSDGKAALVRHLASGRGRRILFTRTKHQAKKLAKQLTAAGIPAVDLHGNLGQNARERNLAAFGAPADQGGVRVLVATDVAARGVHVDEVELVVHVDPPVEHKAYLHRSGRTARAGAEGVVVTVATPDQRREVGDLLRKAHVTAPLEQVAADDTTVAALVGAVAEHVTPAPVVASSGRGGSGNGSGGRGRSSSGDGSARNADGAGGGRGRSRGRRPAGERSAQSGERAAGSTAGARSGQNGARAGQSAGSGARTQTAPRFTTGSTVADIQRGTRRPRRARG; encoded by the coding sequence ATGTCTTCTTTCACCTCTCTCGGCGTGCCCGAGAACCTCGCCGCCGTCCTCCTCGCGGACGGCAAGACCGAGCCCTTCGCGATTCAGCGCGACACGCTCCCCGACTCCCTCGCCGGCCGTGACGTGCTCGGCCGGGGCCGCACCGGCAGCGGCAAGACCATCGCGTTCGCGCTGCCACTGGTCGCCCGTCTCGCGGGGGGCCGCCGCGAGCCTCGCCGCCCTCGCGGCCTCGTGCTCGCCCCGACCCGCGAGCTCGCGACCCAGATCGCCGCGACGATCGCGCCGCTCGCCGCCGCCGCGAACCTCACCGTCACCACGGTCTTCGGCGGCGTCAGCCAGAAGCCCCAGGAGCAGGCGCTGAACCGCGGCGTCGACATCGTCGTGGCCTGCCCCGGGCGCCTCGAAGACCTCATGAAGCAGGGAGTCGTCCGGCTGGATGCCGTGCAGATCGCCGTGCTCGACGAGGCCGACCACATGGCCGACCTCGGGTTCCTCCCCGGAGTGACCCGCATCCTCGCCGCCACCCCGCAGGGTGGGCAGCGTCTGCTCTTCAGCGCCACGCTCGACCGCGGCGTCGACGCGCTCGTCCGCCGCTTCCTGCAGAACGAAGTGCGCCACGAGGTCGACGAGGAGAGTGTCCCCGCCGGCGTCATGACCCACCGCGTCTTCGTCGTTCCCTCCGACGGCAAGGCGGCGCTCGTGCGCCACCTCGCGTCGGGCCGCGGGCGTCGCATCCTCTTCACCCGCACCAAGCACCAGGCCAAGAAGCTCGCCAAGCAGCTCACCGCCGCGGGTATCCCCGCGGTCGACCTGCACGGGAACCTCGGTCAGAACGCTCGTGAGCGCAACCTCGCCGCCTTCGGCGCCCCCGCCGACCAGGGCGGCGTGCGCGTGCTCGTCGCGACCGACGTCGCCGCGCGCGGTGTGCACGTCGACGAGGTCGAGCTCGTGGTGCACGTCGACCCGCCGGTCGAGCACAAGGCGTACCTGCACCGTTCGGGCCGCACCGCCCGCGCGGGCGCCGAGGGCGTCGTCGTCACCGTCGCGACACCCGACCAGCGTCGCGAGGTCGGCGATCTGCTGCGCAAGGCTCACGTGACCGCACCCCTCGAGCAGGTCGCGGCCGATGACACCACGGTCGCCGCGCTCGTCGGCGCCGTCGCCGAACACGTCACCCCGGCGCCGGTCGTCGCCTCGTCGGGTCGCGGAGGCAGCGGCAACGGCAGCGGCGGGCGCGGTCGCTCGAGCTCGGGTGACGGTTCCGCGCGGAACGCGGACGGCGCCGGTGGCGGCCGGGGTCGCTCCCGCGGACGGCGCCCGGCGGGCGAGCGCTCCGCGCAGTCCGGCGAGCGCGCCGCAGGCTCGACCGCCGGCGCGCGGTCGGGGCAGAACGGTGCCCGCGCCGGTCAGTCCGCCGGCAGCGGCGCCCGCACTCAGACCGCCCCCCGCTTCACCACCGGCAGCACCGTCGCCGACATCCAGCGAGGCACCCGCCGGCCGCGCCGCGCGCGCGGCTGA